The DNA segment ATATTAGTCAAATATCGTGTGAATTTGCAAGCTGTAAATCAGCAGTTACTTGCCCAAGAACAATGGCTAAAAAGACTCAATGATGCCAAAGCTGTGGCAATTGTGGCGCAAGAACGCCAAGCCACCGCTAAATCCTTAAATGAATGGGAAAAGGCACAATCTACTTGGCAAGTAGTCATTAATACTTTAAATCTGATTCCCCAGACTAGCCCAGCATCCCAAGAGGCACAAGAACTGTTATTAAAGTATGAACCTCAATTAGCCAGGACACGCGATCGCGCCACCAGAGAACAAATATCAGCTAGAAGTTATCAACAAGCCATCAGCACCGCCAGTCAAGCCAAAAGCTATGAAGAACAAAACCAATGGCCGATAGCAGTTACATACTGGAATCAGGCGCTACAAAATGCTCAACAAACTCCTCAAGATAGTCTTTACTACAATCAATCTCAAAGCCTGATTCAACCTTACTCAATCGCCCTCCAGCAAGCACAAGAAAAATCCCAAATCATCAGCAGGTTGCAAAAAGTTCGTGATGACCTAAATAAAATCTGTTCTAGAGAAGTTCGGATTTGCACTTTTACTATTAATAACACCGGAATTGCTGTATCCCTTACCCCTGAGTATGAAGAACTGCTACAGACGACGTTAACTGAAGCCGACCTTCAGACGACAAATCACTGGCATATTTTACAAGAAGCTTTAGGGGTAATTGGTGATCATGCCAACCTGCCAGTATTTATTTATGATACTCAAGGTCAAGGAATATATACGCATATACCGCAAGGCTAGGAAATCAAAACCGGATGATTACCGACTTTTGGCTTTAATCTCTGTGTTGCTGTTGCCAAAAAGACTGAAACAATGGAAGTACAAGCTAGATTCACAGATAAACTATGCCTGAACTTCCCAAAACTCTTGAAGAAGCGATCGCCCAATCTCGCATAGCTACCCAAGCAGCCCTTGCAGATGGCTATAATCGCTTACAAGTTGATTTTTTGTTCCCAGAAATCAAACTGATGCCTGTGGCGGAACAATTTTTGCCTCTGTTTGCAGAATACGATTCCCGCCTGAAAATTTTCTTTGCTGATGCTGGTGGTGCAGCCCTAGCTAACCGTGATTGGTTAGGTACACCATTTAAAATCTTGGATATCGGTACAGGTAGGGCGGCCTCCCTACAGTCGAAAATTCAGCCAGAGGATGAAATTTTCTTATTTATTGCCCCGACTTCTGTAGAAGTTCCCCAAGTGGAAAAGCTATGTGAAAATATAGGCGATCGCCCTTTCGTGATGTTAAATCCTCGCCTGGAAGATTCTGGTGTTGTCGGAATTGGTTATACAGCCAGGAAAACCCGCGAGCGTTTTATTAGTACCATTGAATCTTGTTACTACTTGCGTCCTGTCGATGATACAACTGCTGTATTTCGCTGCTATCCCGGATTATGGGAAGTATGGGTAGAAACAAACGGCGACTATCAAAAAGTTGCCGAATTACCCAAAAGGCCAACGGGCGATGAGTTGGATCTAATTGTCATCCAAGGACAACCACAAACCGGGACAGATGCTGCACCTGCGAAAAAGCCCAGTGTGTTCAAGAGTTTGCAACGGTTTTTCAAAGCCTTAAGTAGCTAACTTCAAAAAAAAATCAACCACAGATGAACACAGATATTTTATCTTTGTGTCTCTGTGGTTTAAATCCAATTTTGCCAAAATTCTCATCAACACGGCACAATTGTGAAGCATTTTTAGGTAAAAAACCCCACTTGTAATTGATTTAAATTTAGAAATCTTTATCTTACCTTTATAAAGGTTGATGATCCCCAGAGATTTGATGAAGATCCAGTAAATATCAATAAAATAGCTCTTAACTATAGCAAAACTAAGTTTATATTCAGATGAACAGTCAGTAATTCTACTCTATTTTTTAAGTATTTAGCTAAAAAATGTACCACACATCCATAAGAAACGTTTTGCCACGTACTCATAAAGCTTGGGAGTTAGGATTTACTCCGCACTCATCTGTACAGTCTAAGTTCAAACGTACTGTGGACATACTAGGGAGCTTAGTGGGGCTGTTAATCCTAGCTATCGTGTTTGTACCAATAGCGATCGCAATTAAGATTGACGATCCAGGTCCAATTTTCTTCACACAAGAAAGGTATGGACTTCAGGGAAATCCCTTTCGGATTCTAAAATTCCGGTCAATGGTTAATCATGCAGAGCAAATCAAATATCTGGTGAATAACGAGGCTGACGGACTAATCTTTAAAAACCAAAATGACTTTCGAGTGACGAAAGTAGGACGCTGGTTACGAAGCACGAGTTTAGATGAACTGCCTCAGTTTTGGAATGTCCTAGTCGGTGAAATGAGTTTGGTAGGAACTCGTCCGCCCACGTATGATGAAGTTATAAAATATACTCCATATCACTGGCAACGTTTAAATGTTAAGCCAGGGCTAACTGGTGAATGGCAAGTTAATGGTCGTTCTCAAGTCAAAGATTTTGAACAAATAGTTGATTTAGACTTGCAATACCAAAAAAATTGGCATCCACTCTATGACTTGATGTTAATTGGCAAAACTTTCTCTGTGATCTTTAGGCGAATAGGAGCTTGCTAAACTCATTGATATACCTCCTCGTCCTAAAGCATACAGCTGGCGAATAGGGGTTATCATAGCCAGCTGCATCCTTAAAGGTGTGGGAGGTCAACGCAGTAATTCTTCAACTTGATGCTGATTCCACAAAGTTTTGTAAAGACCCTCTGTTTGCAATAATTCTAAGTGTTTGCCTATTTGAACAATTTGTCCTTTATCCATCACCAAAATGCGGTCAGCCGCAGCCGCAGCTGCTAGTTGATGAGTGATAAAAATTACGGTTTTCCGTTCCGAACCACTAGCAAGATTATCGAGAATTTTTGTGGCAGTTTGATTATCTACGCTGGAAAGGGCATCATCTAAAATTAATATTGGGGCTTCGACTAGCATCGCCCTAGCCAAGGCGGTACGTTGTCGTTGACCACCAGATAGAGTGATCCCACGTTCGCCTACAATAGTTTCATATTGATTGGGGAAATTGCTAATTTCGGCATCAATTTGAGCTAATTTAGCAACATACTCTACATCTTGGGCTTCACTAACTGGGTCCCCGTAGCGGATATTATTCTTAATTGTGGTGCTAAACAAAAAGCTATCTTGAGGAACGTAGGCGATCGCTTGACGTAAATCTACTACTGATATCTTGGTAATATCCAAACTATCTAAAAACAATTGCCCTGGTGCAATATCTAACAAACGCGGTAACGCATTGGCTAAAGTTGATTTACCAGAACCAATAGCCCCGACAATAGCCACTGTTTCCCCAGGGAAAATAGTAAAGTTGATATTTTTTAAAGCCGAAGTAGCCGCCCCAGGGTAGGTGTAAGTGAGATTTTTGGCTGTGAGTTTTCCTTTGACTTCCGGTAAAGGCAAATGTACAGTGTCGGCTTCGTCTTGAATTTTCGGTGTTACAGAAAGAATAGACTCCAGACGATCAATACTCACTTCACCACGTTGATAAGCGGTAATTGTGAAGCCTAATAAGGCTGTGGGAAAAACTAGACGTTCTACATAAATCAGTAACGCCAAAAAATCTCCTACAGCTAGGGTTTCAGTCGCTATTTGTGTCGCCCCCAGCCAAATAATTACCAGAGAACTGAGATTAGCTAAACCACCGATTAACGGAAACAGGATATTTCGGCTTTTAGCTAGTCGTAAGTTAGCCGCCAATAGCTGCTGATTCTTTTGAGCAAAAGCTCGACGCTCATTTTCTTCTTGGGCGTAGATTTTAATCAACGCCATACCGCCGACATCTTCTTGAATAAGTTGACTGATGTCAGATAGTTCCTCTTGGACTACAGCTTGCTCTTTGCGTAGGCGACGGCTAAACAGATATACCAACCAGAACATAAAGGGGTAAACAGCCAAGGAAGCTAGGGTGAGATTCACACTAATTGTCAGCATGACTGGTAGCGTCAGAAGATAGGCAAACACAGTATTTGCCAAACTCAGTACCGCAAAACCCACCAACCTCTTGACATTTTCCACATCACTGGTAGCGCGACTAATTAAATCTCCAGCAGTGTTAGTGGCAAAATAAGCAGGCTCCAGCTTGAGTAAATGTTCAAAAATTCGTTGCTTGAGTTCAAATTCTACCTGCCTTCCTACTCCAAATATCCACATCCGCGAAGCCACGCGGATCAGCCACATGGCTGAACTGAGTAAGAAAATCGGGACTACATAAGATAATATGTTGTTGAAATTAAAGCTGGTCGAAAGTTGGTCAACGGCTGAACGAATCAACCAGGGGATGTAAACACCCAGCGCATTGACAGATAATAAAGCGAGAATGCCTAATGTCGTTTCCCGCCAATGGGGACGTAAGTAAGCACCGAGTTTAGCAAGTCGTCGAGATTCTGCCATTAAAGCGATATTGCAACTTAATCATCTGAGGTTGAACTGCTGATAAATCTTTATATTATGGGAATTTCGGCAGTTATACTTACCCTACTTTAACGAATAGAGAAGCCCATACAGCAGCAAGTTGGCATGATATAGCTGGGGAGTGGGGAGTGGGGAGTGGGGAGTAGGGTAAAAACCTTTCGGTGTCTAACTTTTATGATCAGTTTATGTCCTAACGTCCTTGGCGGTTGCCATAACTCTTGCAAAAGTCAAACAAATTTGTTGAGATTAAACTTGTTTGCATCCCCGGTAGAAGCAGTCCGGGGAATTGCGCGAATTAGTTAAAGGGACTTTTTTAGTTAGATGTTTGGTTACCACGTAAGAAAAAGTAAATCTGGTTCAGATAACTTTCCCATACTTGGGTTGTAACTTGCAGTGTTTGGGCGCTGGGTACAAAGTCTTCAATTCGCAATCCGCGGTCGCTACTAACTACTGGAGGAGTTTGCAACAGGTAAGGTGGAACCTTCACACCCACAGAGTTGAATGCTATAGTTGCACGACCTTGTTTTTGGTTGAGCAAGAGATGATTCCCCACGACATCAGAAATTATCGTTCGCGTACTTGCAGGTCCGAACGCTACCAGCGTCTCCGGTGAGTCAGCCTCACTTCTGAAAGCAGAGACTAGCCGATCATCCTGAATTGCCGTTGCTAAGTTGGAATCACCAATCATTGCTACGGGTACTCTGACCAAAAAGTAAGCGATCGCTGGTGTACTTGCCAACAGTAAAATTGTGAGCGCCCAACCTACCAAATAACCACCGGGTTTATCTATCCCGCCGCCCTTAATTCTCTGAGCAGCAAACATCATCAGCAAAACAGAAGCTCCTAGAGGCTTGAGCGGAAATGATACAACTCTCCACAAAGATGCCACAGCTGGTTCATTAGGATTAATAAACGATAAAGCGATGACAATCAACACAACGACTAAAACTAATCTCCCGACAAAGGTTCCAGAAGGATAAAATCTCTGAAACAGAGAGTACACAACAGTGCCAATCAGTAGCCACAGCAGGACTCGGCTTAGTAATAGAAACATAGATTAACTCTCAAATTTTATTGTGCTGTGAGCAAGTTGAAAACAGGAGTTTCCCCCATGATTAACTGACACACCCGTAAAGGTCAGTCTAGAGATTTTCGGCATCAGATGTATTTTCTCGTCAAATTGTAATCGCACTATTACTTGAGAGCAAATACCTCTAGCCCAAGACCAAAGACTACCGTCGTAGTGATTTTAGTGCAATTTTTTCACACTGCGTCCATTATTGTTTATTTTTTCGGATGAGTAATGTGGCACCAGTAAACTAAATTAATTGAATAGTTGTCAACTCTAAAGGAAAAACTATGTCGAATGGAAAGCCCAGCATCTTAGTCACGGGGGGAGCTGGATATATTGGTTCTCATACTGTACTTGCTCTCAAGCAAGCGGGTTATGAAGTAGTCATACTGGATAATTTGGTCTATGGGCATCAAGACTTGGTAGAAAAGGTTTTGCAGGTAGAACTGATAGTAGGAGATACAGGCGATCGCCCTTTGTTGGATGACTTATTTAAAAACCGTAATATTACCGCAGTTATGCACTTTTCCGCCTATGCCTACGTAGGTGAATCAGTAACTGACCCGGCTAAATATTACCGTAACAATGTCGTGGGTACACTGACGCTGTTAGAAGCGATGCTAGCTGCATCTATTCATAAATTTGTTTTTTCTTCCACCTGTGCCACCTATGGAGTGCCAGAAATCGTACCAATTCCAGAAAACCATCCCCAAAACCCCATTAATCCCTATGGGGCTACCAAGCTGATGGTAGAGCGGATTTTGTCTGACTTTGATGTAGCTTACGGTTTGAAATCAGTACGTTTTCGCTACTTTAATGCAGCTGGCGCTCATCCCTCTGGCTTACTAGGCGAGGATCATCAACCAGAAACCCACTTAATCCCCTTAGTACTGCTCACAGCTTTAGGCAAAAGAAAATCTATTTCCATTTTTGGCACAGATTACCCGACCCCTGATGGTACTTGTATTCGCGATTATATTCACGTTAACGACTTAGCAGATGCCCATGTTCTGGGATTGAAATATCTCTTAGAAGATGGCGACAGCGAAGTTTTCAACTTAGGTAATGGTAATGGTTTCTCCGTCAGAGAAGTGATTGCCGCCGCCGCCGCCGTGACTGGACTAACCATACCAGTTGAAGAGTGCGATCGCCGCGCCGGTGATCCGCCATCTCTAATTGGTAGTGGAGAGAAAGCCAGAAAAGTCCTCAACTGGCAACCTCAATACCCAGACATCAAAGATATTGTTACCCATGCTTGGCAGTGGCATCAAAAGCGACACCTGTAATTACCGAAGAGGCAGGGAGCAGGGGGCAGGGAGCAGGGGGCAGGGAGCAGGGGGCAGGGAGCAGGGGTACTCTTAAGCGCCCTTTAAGGGCGCTTGAACTGTGGCGGAGAACAAGCTCCGTTTCAGTCTTCTCCCTTGCTCCGGTACTCCCTGCTTCCCTGCTTCTTTTGACTGCAATCTTTCAGTAATAAACTACACAGTTAAATTTGAAAACTCTTGTGGAGTGGGCGTCCTGCCCATTTTTCTGTAACCCTTTCTATTCACGCCCTTTCGTCCCTCGCAGAATAAAAAACACAATACCCAAAACGACAAAAATCGTCAGCGCTAGCACCGTAATAGTGAACCCTGACCTAATATTAGTATCTTGAGTCGATGTGTTATTATTGACATTGGGCGCGTTTTCTGAATTTCTGACTGTTCCAGCTGCCACAGTGACTTCAAACTCAAGTTGAAATGGGTTAAAACTTGCCTCAGATGCCGGTTTACCACTTAGCTGTAACTGATACCGTCCTGGCTTGGGAAAAGTAATTTCTGCACCGGGAATACCTTGATAACGTTCAGCTGTCACAGCTTCTAAAGATGGCTCTATCAGGGCTGGTTCTCCTGGTGTATGGGGTTCGGCATAAATAAATAATTCACAATCGCACTCCGCCAAGGGAATCGCCTGTCCACCTTTACGAGTCAGAGCAAACCAGGCTTGGGTGGGTTCTCCAGCCCGAGGATTATCATTCGGCTCAATGTGCAGGGTAGCACCGACATCTTCAGATATTTGGACTTGATGGGCAAAGGTAGGATGAGCAGTAATTATTGATATGACTAAGCAACTCAAAAATAATAAATAATAGATAATTCTTGGGCTTTGATAAAACCTGTTATTGCGATTTTGTTGGGGGTACATAAAACTTTTCTATATTTAACTTTGACCAAAACAAAGGTGAACGCACTAGTAACACGCCGAAAGTAACAATTACTATCAACACTACCGCTAATTTATTTCCCCATGTTGATTGCAAGGAACCCAAGTAATGGGAACCAATCAATACAGCATGAATCACAGTTAATAGTAAAGCTGGGACACTCCATAAATGAATCTGTCGCCAACGCTTACCTAAATATTTTTGCACTGACTCAAAACTTGTGAAAGCTGCGGGGGTAATTAAGACTAATGCTACCGCACCCGCAGCCATGCCCCACTGAAAATCCGGCGGTAAAAAGAAGAAAGCTGCAAATTGCCACTGTAAGGAATGTTCGATCATGTGGGTGGTATGAACCACGGCTAAGACAAAAGCACCCACTCCCAAGCCTCGACGGTAACGCAAGGGTGAAGACCACAGACGGCTAATGGGACGGGCAATTAGTGCCAAGATTAAGCAGACTAATGCAGCGTGTCCACTGTAATCTACCATTGTGTCGCCAGTCCGCAGCAAAGTCAGCACACCAATGGTGAGCGTTACCCAGCCACCCAAGCGAAATAACTGACTGCGTTTATCTTTATTTACCAAAGAAGTAGAAACACCCACACCTAGCATCGTGGGTAAGGTTCCTAGCCCAAAAGCCAGCATGGTTGCTGCACCCATCCATAAATTCCCTGTTTCCGCAGCTTTAATTTGGGCAGCATATAAAAAACCACAGGGCATTAAACCCCAAGTCATGCCTAAAAGCATGGGTGTCCACCATCTGCTTTGGTAAGAAAGCTTCACCATTCCTGTACTCAGACGATCATGTAAACGTCCTTTGAGTAAAGGATGTAATACAGGAATTCGCGGCAGCAAATCGGGTGTTACTTGCCCCAACCCAAACCAAATCAACATTAAGCCTGTAATAATTGCCATCCAGCGACGGAAATCACTGCCTACACCCGCAAACTGACCACCTTGGAGTAATACTGAACCCAGCGCCCCGATGCCAGCACCCACTAGAGAATAGCTCAACATTCGTCCCAGATTCAGTAATATATGAAATTTTAACTGTTGTTGCCATGACTTGTGTATTGTCCGAGGTTGTGGCTCTTCAGGGGAAGCTGTTTGTGGTTGAGAAAGGGAAAAGGCGACACTTAGAGGGCCACACATCCCAAAGCAATGGCCAAAACTGCCCAGGAACCCCAGGATGGTAATGAGTGATAAATCTAGCATTCTGATCAATTCCTGTGGCACGTTTCTAGTGCGGAAATATACCCTAAGTTCATGGCTTTGTCAAAAGACGAGTTGTCAAACTTAGGAGATCAGGGCAATTTTTCAGTTGCGCTATTCTTCAGTCTGTGGAAAATTACTGTATTTGACTAAATCCGCATTCCTTACTGAGTTTTTTATTCAAAGATAATACTGCTGCTATTTGTGGTCAACACTAGTAAATATTACGGATCACCAAAATTTTTCTTCACTGAACTTTATTGATTTGGATTTACCAAAACCCCATATCATACATAAACAAAGATATGAATTTGTATCACTTTTGGCATTTATTGAGTTACAACATGAGCTATAAATGGAACCGAACTTTAGAGAGATGACACTGAAGATTTTGTTGTTGGTGTGAACAGCAGCGTTTTCGATAACGTTACTGTTGTTCAGGGGTTTTCAGCATTTAAATTAAATTTTATCCTGTTGCAAAATACAAATTTTTTGACC comes from the Nodularia sp. NIES-3585 genome and includes:
- a CDS encoding sulfite exporter TauE/SafE family protein, giving the protein MLDLSLITILGFLGSFGHCFGMCGPLSVAFSLSQPQTASPEEPQPRTIHKSWQQQLKFHILLNLGRMLSYSLVGAGIGALGSVLLQGGQFAGVGSDFRRWMAIITGLMLIWFGLGQVTPDLLPRIPVLHPLLKGRLHDRLSTGMVKLSYQSRWWTPMLLGMTWGLMPCGFLYAAQIKAAETGNLWMGAATMLAFGLGTLPTMLGVGVSTSLVNKDKRSQLFRLGGWVTLTIGVLTLLRTGDTMVDYSGHAALVCLILALIARPISRLWSSPLRYRRGLGVGAFVLAVVHTTHMIEHSLQWQFAAFFFLPPDFQWGMAAGAVALVLITPAAFTSFESVQKYLGKRWRQIHLWSVPALLLTVIHAVLIGSHYLGSLQSTWGNKLAVVLIVIVTFGVLLVRSPLFWSKLNIEKFYVPPTKSQ
- a CDS encoding sugar transferase; translation: MYHTSIRNVLPRTHKAWELGFTPHSSVQSKFKRTVDILGSLVGLLILAIVFVPIAIAIKIDDPGPIFFTQERYGLQGNPFRILKFRSMVNHAEQIKYLVNNEADGLIFKNQNDFRVTKVGRWLRSTSLDELPQFWNVLVGEMSLVGTRPPTYDEVIKYTPYHWQRLNVKPGLTGEWQVNGRSQVKDFEQIVDLDLQYQKNWHPLYDLMLIGKTFSVIFRRIGAC
- a CDS encoding ABC transporter ATP-binding protein codes for the protein MAESRRLAKLGAYLRPHWRETTLGILALLSVNALGVYIPWLIRSAVDQLSTSFNFNNILSYVVPIFLLSSAMWLIRVASRMWIFGVGRQVEFELKQRIFEHLLKLEPAYFATNTAGDLISRATSDVENVKRLVGFAVLSLANTVFAYLLTLPVMLTISVNLTLASLAVYPFMFWLVYLFSRRLRKEQAVVQEELSDISQLIQEDVGGMALIKIYAQEENERRAFAQKNQQLLAANLRLAKSRNILFPLIGGLANLSSLVIIWLGATQIATETLAVGDFLALLIYVERLVFPTALLGFTITAYQRGEVSIDRLESILSVTPKIQDEADTVHLPLPEVKGKLTAKNLTYTYPGAATSALKNINFTIFPGETVAIVGAIGSGKSTLANALPRLLDIAPGQLFLDSLDITKISVVDLRQAIAYVPQDSFLFSTTIKNNIRYGDPVSEAQDVEYVAKLAQIDAEISNFPNQYETIVGERGITLSGGQRQRTALARAMLVEAPILILDDALSSVDNQTATKILDNLASGSERKTVIFITHQLAAAAAADRILVMDKGQIVQIGKHLELLQTEGLYKTLWNQHQVEELLR
- the galE gene encoding UDP-glucose 4-epimerase GalE, with the protein product MSNGKPSILVTGGAGYIGSHTVLALKQAGYEVVILDNLVYGHQDLVEKVLQVELIVGDTGDRPLLDDLFKNRNITAVMHFSAYAYVGESVTDPAKYYRNNVVGTLTLLEAMLAASIHKFVFSSTCATYGVPEIVPIPENHPQNPINPYGATKLMVERILSDFDVAYGLKSVRFRYFNAAGAHPSGLLGEDHQPETHLIPLVLLTALGKRKSISIFGTDYPTPDGTCIRDYIHVNDLADAHVLGLKYLLEDGDSEVFNLGNGNGFSVREVIAAAAAVTGLTIPVEECDRRAGDPPSLIGSGEKARKVLNWQPQYPDIKDIVTHAWQWHQKRHL
- a CDS encoding DUF1995 family protein yields the protein MPELPKTLEEAIAQSRIATQAALADGYNRLQVDFLFPEIKLMPVAEQFLPLFAEYDSRLKIFFADAGGAALANRDWLGTPFKILDIGTGRAASLQSKIQPEDEIFLFIAPTSVEVPQVEKLCENIGDRPFVMLNPRLEDSGVVGIGYTARKTRERFISTIESCYYLRPVDDTTAVFRCYPGLWEVWVETNGDYQKVAELPKRPTGDELDLIVIQGQPQTGTDAAPAKKPSVFKSLQRFFKALSS